The following are encoded together in the Nocardioides thalensis genome:
- a CDS encoding histidine phosphatase family protein: protein MHEATHGSELWLVRHGPTEWSRAGRHTSVTDLPLLADGEQDAVAAGKRLAEVDFAQVLTSPRARARRTAELAGFADAEVDEDLVEWAYGDYEGLTTPEIRASVPGWTVWTHPSPGGETAAQVATRLDRVVARARAVDGRTLVFAHGHSLRVLAARWLGLAPSEGRLLRLDTATVSVLGFERETPVVLRWNS from the coding sequence ATGCACGAGGCGACCCACGGGAGCGAGCTCTGGCTGGTCCGGCACGGCCCGACCGAGTGGAGCCGGGCGGGCCGGCACACCTCCGTCACCGACCTGCCCCTCCTGGCCGACGGCGAGCAGGACGCGGTCGCGGCCGGCAAGCGGCTCGCAGAGGTGGACTTCGCGCAGGTCCTGACCAGCCCGCGGGCGCGGGCGCGCCGTACGGCCGAGCTGGCGGGGTTCGCGGACGCCGAGGTCGACGAGGACCTGGTGGAGTGGGCGTACGGCGACTACGAGGGGCTCACGACTCCCGAGATCCGCGCGTCGGTGCCGGGCTGGACCGTGTGGACGCACCCCTCGCCCGGAGGCGAGACCGCCGCCCAGGTCGCGACCCGGCTCGACCGGGTCGTCGCGCGAGCGCGGGCCGTCGACGGCCGCACCCTGGTGTTCGCCCACGGGCACTCGCTGCGGGTGCTCGCCGCGCGCTGGCTGGGCCTCGCCCCGTCCGAGGGCAGGCTGCTGCGCCTCGACACCGCGACCGTCTCGGTCCTCGGTTTCGAGCGCGAGACGCCCGTGGTGCTGCGCTGGAACAGCTGA
- a CDS encoding SDR family NAD(P)-dependent oxidoreductase: protein MSTALVTGATAGIGHEFARQLASRGDDLVLVARDEARLEQVAGELRSAYDVAAEVLVADLTVPDQLAVVEARLADRDRPVDLLVNNAGFGLKERFLDNPIDAEQAQQDVLVRAVLRLSHAALGGMTERGRGGIINVSSVAAFLPRGTYSAAKAWVNSFSRWAHNEYGDRGVTVMALCPGFVKTEFHQRLGVDRDKSAPRLLWLEPDRLVRDALADFDKGKPLSVPSKRYKAIVGATRVIPGSVQQRFQSLGRK from the coding sequence ATGTCGACTGCCTTGGTCACCGGCGCCACCGCCGGCATCGGTCACGAGTTCGCCCGCCAGCTCGCCTCCCGGGGCGACGACCTCGTCCTCGTCGCGCGGGACGAGGCACGTCTGGAGCAGGTCGCGGGCGAGCTGCGGTCGGCGTACGACGTCGCGGCCGAGGTGCTCGTGGCGGACCTCACCGTGCCCGACCAGCTCGCCGTCGTCGAGGCGCGGCTCGCGGACCGCGATCGACCCGTGGACCTGCTCGTCAACAACGCCGGCTTCGGGCTCAAGGAGCGGTTCCTCGACAACCCCATCGACGCCGAGCAGGCCCAGCAGGACGTGCTGGTCCGCGCGGTGCTGCGGCTCAGCCACGCCGCCCTCGGCGGGATGACCGAACGCGGGCGCGGCGGCATCATCAACGTGTCGAGCGTGGCCGCCTTCCTCCCCCGCGGCACCTACTCGGCGGCCAAGGCGTGGGTCAACAGCTTCAGCCGGTGGGCGCACAACGAGTACGGCGACCGCGGCGTGACCGTGATGGCGCTGTGCCCGGGCTTCGTGAAGACCGAGTTCCACCAGCGGCTCGGCGTCGACCGCGACAAGTCGGCTCCGCGGCTGCTGTGGCTCGAGCCCGACCGGCTGGTGCGCGACGCGCTCGCCGACTTCGACAAGGGCAAGCCACTCTCGGTCCCCAGCAAGCGCTACAAGGCCATCGTCGGCGCCACCCGGGTGATCCCGGGGTCGGTCCAACAGCGGTTCCAGTCCTTGGGTCGTAAGTAG
- a CDS encoding DUF6752 domain-containing protein — protein sequence MAKADKDEQLTGSRYLLAGTFRRMVGLKQLEQRIATLEEELHNYQTTHVRLAEVIDLVQELLVPMAQQDTAKVDELVRRFSDELGADER from the coding sequence ATGGCAAAGGCTGACAAGGACGAGCAGCTGACCGGGAGCCGCTACCTGCTGGCGGGGACGTTCCGGCGGATGGTCGGGCTCAAGCAGCTCGAGCAGCGGATCGCGACGCTGGAGGAGGAGCTGCACAACTACCAGACGACGCACGTCAGGCTGGCCGAGGTGATCGACCTCGTCCAGGAGCTGTTGGTGCCCATGGCGCAGCAGGACACCGCGAAGGTCGACGAGCTGGTGCGACGCTTCAGCGACGAGCTCGGCGCCGACGAGCGATGA
- a CDS encoding DUF6758 family protein — MSLRVGCPRCPTPVGETGTGGWACPEHGEIVPLWQPVTSSYDEFAAHLGRAGSFPTFLPWPLGPGWTVTDFAAVAPKDGTAVATMTCVSGTSVLDGPVDVIVVSEEVGTGLGARVAGLTDRSDPGDEVGVGPPSVKVRLEAHAAGLWPVSVSTSPGEWDRSVLAGEAQGRWLWLVLRPASAILLLRDEWILRDVSATGPQLLALPFGGPGPSW, encoded by the coding sequence ATGTCGCTCCGCGTCGGCTGCCCTCGGTGCCCGACCCCCGTCGGCGAGACGGGGACCGGCGGCTGGGCGTGTCCCGAGCACGGGGAGATCGTCCCGCTGTGGCAGCCGGTGACCTCGTCGTACGACGAGTTCGCCGCCCACCTCGGGCGCGCCGGCTCGTTCCCGACGTTCCTGCCGTGGCCGCTGGGGCCGGGCTGGACCGTCACCGACTTCGCCGCGGTCGCGCCGAAGGACGGCACCGCCGTCGCCACGATGACCTGTGTGTCGGGCACGAGCGTGCTCGACGGCCCGGTCGACGTGATCGTGGTCAGCGAGGAGGTCGGCACCGGCCTCGGCGCCCGGGTCGCGGGCCTGACCGACCGCTCCGACCCCGGCGACGAGGTGGGCGTCGGCCCGCCCTCGGTGAAGGTGCGCCTGGAGGCCCATGCCGCCGGCCTGTGGCCGGTCTCGGTCAGCACGTCGCCGGGGGAGTGGGACCGGTCGGTGCTCGCCGGCGAGGCGCAGGGGCGCTGGCTGTGGCTGGTGCTCCGGCCGGCGTCGGCGATCCTCCTGCTCCGCGACGAGTGGATCCTGCGCGACGTCTCCGCGACCGGCCCGCAGCTGCTCGCGCTGCCGTTCGGCGGCCCCGGCCCCTCGTGGTGA
- a CDS encoding glycosyltransferase family 2 protein, whose amino-acid sequence MRLRTPWERGPRRNGDAHHAEAAAAVRQREPGELPLVAAITMARDEGPMIRRWAQHYAGQLGAENVYVIDDHSSDGSTDGLPATVLRYPYLRKYSFEVSRLGILNGLAHSLLYVYDAVLFADADEFVVADPARHAGLREFVATTEGRAAVGVMGYNVVHDLAREAPLRFDQPLLRQRQFAKFVPLMCKPSLKWSRVDWGRASHGIKCPYEIDPDLIMFHMKFADMDQLKASAANRHALNQDENRAPGTSWEQPGDAMVEILTEVNKGLDPDAVMRFRPKVSKLESIVEIRGEMWKATGDGQVLAMHKRPFTKIPHRFADLV is encoded by the coding sequence ATGAGGCTGCGCACCCCGTGGGAGCGGGGTCCCCGCCGCAACGGCGACGCACACCATGCGGAGGCCGCGGCCGCCGTACGGCAGCGGGAGCCGGGTGAGCTGCCGCTGGTGGCCGCCATCACGATGGCCCGCGACGAGGGCCCGATGATCCGCCGCTGGGCCCAGCACTACGCCGGACAGCTCGGTGCCGAGAACGTCTACGTCATCGACGACCACAGCTCCGACGGGTCCACCGACGGGCTGCCGGCGACCGTGCTCCGCTACCCCTACCTGCGCAAGTACAGCTTCGAGGTCTCCCGCCTCGGCATCCTCAACGGACTCGCGCACAGCCTGCTCTACGTCTACGACGCAGTGCTGTTCGCCGATGCAGACGAGTTCGTCGTCGCCGACCCCGCCCGGCACGCCGGTCTCCGCGAGTTCGTCGCCACCACCGAGGGGCGCGCCGCCGTCGGCGTCATGGGCTACAACGTCGTGCACGACCTCGCCCGCGAGGCGCCGCTGCGCTTCGACCAGCCCCTCCTGCGGCAGCGACAGTTCGCGAAGTTCGTGCCGCTCATGTGCAAGCCGAGCCTGAAGTGGAGCCGGGTCGACTGGGGCCGGGCCTCGCACGGCATCAAGTGCCCCTACGAGATCGATCCCGACCTCATCATGTTCCACATGAAGTTCGCCGACATGGACCAGCTGAAGGCGAGCGCCGCGAACCGGCATGCGCTCAACCAGGACGAGAACCGGGCCCCCGGCACCAGCTGGGAGCAGCCCGGCGACGCGATGGTCGAGATCCTCACCGAGGTCAACAAGGGCCTCGACCCCGACGCGGTCATGCGCTTCCGCCCGAAGGTGTCGAAGCTCGAGAGCATCGTCGAGATCCGCGGCGAGATGTGGAAGGCGACCGGGGACGGCCAGGTGCTGGCGATGCACAAGCGGCCGTTCACGAAGATCCCCCACCGGTTCGCCGACCTCGTATGA
- a CDS encoding PHP domain-containing protein: protein MRIDLHTHSSASDGTQPPAEVMAAAAAAGLDVVALTDHDSTAGWDEAAAAAVSAGVTLVRGIEISTRFRGSGVHLLAYLPSGDDVPLMTELARVVEGREARVPAMLARLRELGIPATEEALAEITGDTAATGRPHVADLLVRLGVVTDRAEAFDRFLRPGRPAYVDRYAADLVAMLELVTAAGGVPVVAHPWGRESAGVLDAAAFGLLADAGLFGIEVDHLDHDATQRAALRALADDLGLVVTGSSDHHGLGKVDHDLGCETTSPEAYRRIVARAAELGSSTTVIGDAA from the coding sequence GTGCGGATCGACCTCCATACCCACTCCTCGGCGAGCGACGGCACCCAGCCGCCGGCCGAGGTGATGGCCGCCGCGGCTGCCGCAGGCCTGGACGTCGTCGCGCTGACCGACCACGACTCCACCGCAGGCTGGGACGAAGCAGCCGCCGCCGCGGTCAGTGCAGGTGTCACGCTGGTGCGCGGCATCGAGATCAGCACCCGCTTCCGCGGGTCCGGCGTCCACCTGCTCGCCTACCTTCCCTCGGGCGACGACGTGCCCCTGATGACCGAGCTCGCCCGTGTCGTGGAGGGCCGGGAGGCCCGGGTGCCCGCGATGCTCGCGCGACTCCGGGAGCTGGGGATCCCCGCGACCGAGGAGGCGCTGGCCGAGATCACCGGTGACACCGCGGCCACCGGCCGCCCGCACGTCGCCGACCTGCTGGTGCGCCTCGGGGTCGTCACCGATCGTGCGGAGGCGTTCGACCGGTTCCTCCGGCCGGGGCGGCCGGCGTACGTCGACCGCTACGCCGCCGACCTGGTGGCGATGCTCGAGCTGGTCACCGCTGCCGGCGGCGTGCCCGTCGTCGCGCACCCCTGGGGACGGGAGAGCGCGGGCGTGCTCGACGCGGCCGCGTTCGGGCTGCTCGCCGACGCCGGGCTGTTCGGCATCGAGGTCGACCACCTCGACCACGACGCGACCCAGCGGGCGGCGCTGCGCGCCCTGGCCGACGACCTCGGGCTGGTCGTCACCGGGTCGAGCGACCACCACGGCCTCGGCAAGGTCGACCACGACCTCGGCTGTGAAACGACCTCGCCGGAGGCCTACCGCCGGATCGTGGCGCGCGCCGCGGAGCTCGGCTCCTCCACGACCGTGATCGGGGACGCTGCATGA
- a CDS encoding endonuclease/exonuclease/phosphatase family protein, with product MAGQAGSHRAPAEQSPLLLILGFVLVAGLLFGLFKVVDPGGGDAEPTAAIVSETTTSATTTAPTTEPEAKVQQGLTLEPVPAPVCEDVQVETEITVLSYNIKSARIGGGIGAYLGVIANSGADVVLLQEVDKFRHTSNQIDQAGWLADNLGGWYDAFGANVDYGGGLYGTAIISRYPILSSENTHLPNGPGGQQRGLLHAVIDVDGVEVSLYNTHLQNKIDYLKVAQARAIAPIIAADDRPRILGGDFNSMVGDTPLSTIIGGAGMTDTWGAVGIGSGLTHPSSNPRGRIDLLLHGGDGITAISSDVLPATNSDHRAVRATYAVDGVAAKVCGDLYG from the coding sequence GTGGCAGGTCAGGCAGGCAGTCACCGCGCCCCGGCGGAGCAGTCCCCGCTGCTCCTGATCCTCGGGTTCGTCCTCGTCGCGGGCCTGCTGTTCGGGCTGTTCAAGGTGGTCGACCCCGGCGGCGGCGACGCCGAGCCGACGGCCGCGATCGTGTCGGAGACGACGACCTCGGCCACGACCACGGCACCGACCACGGAGCCGGAGGCCAAGGTCCAGCAGGGGCTCACCCTCGAGCCGGTGCCCGCCCCGGTGTGCGAGGACGTGCAGGTCGAGACCGAGATCACCGTGCTGTCCTACAACATCAAGTCGGCCCGGATCGGGGGCGGCATCGGCGCCTACCTCGGCGTCATCGCCAACTCGGGCGCCGACGTCGTGCTCCTCCAGGAGGTCGACAAGTTCCGGCACACCTCCAACCAGATCGACCAGGCCGGCTGGCTCGCCGACAACCTGGGTGGCTGGTACGACGCGTTCGGCGCCAACGTCGACTACGGGGGCGGGCTCTACGGCACCGCGATCATCTCGCGCTACCCGATCCTCAGCTCGGAGAACACCCACCTGCCCAACGGCCCCGGCGGCCAGCAGCGCGGCCTGCTCCACGCCGTGATCGACGTGGACGGGGTGGAGGTCAGCCTCTACAACACCCACCTGCAGAACAAGATCGACTACCTGAAGGTCGCTCAGGCGCGGGCGATCGCCCCGATCATCGCCGCCGACGACCGGCCGCGGATCCTCGGTGGCGACTTCAACTCGATGGTGGGCGACACCCCGCTCAGCACGATCATCGGGGGAGCGGGCATGACCGACACGTGGGGAGCGGTCGGCATCGGCTCCGGCCTGACGCACCCGTCGTCCAACCCGCGCGGCCGCATCGACCTGCTGCTCCACGGCGGCGACGGCATCACCGCGATCAGCTCCGACGTGCTGCCGGCCACCAACTCCGACCATCGGGCGGTGCGGGCGACGTACGCCGTCGACGGGGTGGCCGCGAAGGTGTGCGGGGACCTGTACGGCTGA
- a CDS encoding MarC family protein, with the protein MSFVDTVLVVEVFVTLFVIMDPVGTVPIFLSLTAGRSGATARRAAWQAVAVSFFVITLFAFFGQQILSYLHISLPALQCAGGLLLLLVALELLTGKEDEMATANADANIALVPLGTPLLAGPGAIVATMLFVEEIDDGPELAAVALGVVGVHVTLWLAMRYSLPILRLIRDSGVLLVTRIAGLLLSAIAVQLVADAVRAFIAGEG; encoded by the coding sequence ATGAGCTTCGTCGACACCGTGCTCGTGGTCGAGGTCTTCGTGACGCTCTTCGTGATCATGGACCCCGTCGGCACGGTCCCGATCTTCCTGTCACTGACCGCCGGACGCAGCGGCGCGACCGCGCGCCGGGCGGCATGGCAGGCCGTCGCGGTGTCGTTCTTCGTGATCACCCTGTTCGCCTTCTTCGGCCAGCAGATCCTGAGCTACCTGCACATCTCGCTGCCGGCGCTGCAGTGCGCCGGGGGCCTGCTGCTCCTGCTGGTCGCCCTCGAGCTGTTGACCGGCAAGGAGGACGAGATGGCGACGGCCAACGCCGACGCCAACATCGCGCTCGTGCCGCTCGGCACCCCGCTCCTCGCCGGTCCCGGCGCGATCGTCGCCACCATGCTCTTCGTCGAGGAGATCGACGACGGCCCCGAGCTGGCCGCCGTCGCGCTGGGCGTCGTCGGGGTCCACGTCACGCTGTGGCTGGCGATGCGCTACTCGCTGCCGATCCTGCGGCTCATCCGCGACAGCGGCGTGCTGCTCGTCACCCGGATCGCGGGCCTGCTGCTCTCGGCGATCGCGGTGCAGCTGGTGGCGGATGCGGTGCGGGCCTTCATCGCTGGCGAAGGCTGA
- a CDS encoding acyl-CoA dehydrogenase family protein has product MSRLCQTEGLNEDQTEILKAVRTFVDEQIIPVAQELEHADEYPTEIIEGLKELGVFGLTIPEEYGGLGESLLTYALVVEEIARGWMSVSGVINTHFIVAYMLMQHGTEDQKQKYLPRMATGEVRGAFSMSEPGLGSDVSAVSTKATVSRHEADGTVAEYSITGQKMWLTNGATSTLVALLTKTDEGADSVYKNMTTFLVEKEAGFGETAQGVTVPGKIDKMGYKGVETTELILEDHKISAGQILGGEPGKGFFQMMDGVEVGRVNVAARACGLAWRGFELGVAYAQQRNTFGKPIAQHQAILFRLADMATKVEVSHNMMVRAARLKDTGQRMDVEAGMAKMVAAEHANEVVEDSFRIHGGYGYSKEYEIERLMREVKFMLIGEGTSDIQKMIIGRRLLEDYKLR; this is encoded by the coding sequence ATGTCGCGACTGTGCCAGACCGAAGGCCTCAACGAGGACCAGACCGAGATCCTCAAGGCCGTCCGGACGTTCGTCGACGAGCAGATCATCCCGGTCGCCCAGGAGCTCGAGCACGCCGACGAGTACCCGACCGAGATCATCGAGGGCCTCAAGGAGCTCGGCGTCTTCGGCCTGACCATCCCCGAGGAGTACGGCGGCCTCGGCGAGTCGCTGCTGACCTACGCCCTCGTGGTGGAGGAGATCGCGCGCGGCTGGATGAGCGTGTCCGGCGTCATCAACACCCACTTCATCGTGGCCTACATGCTGATGCAGCACGGCACCGAGGACCAGAAGCAGAAGTACCTCCCCCGGATGGCCACCGGCGAGGTCCGCGGCGCGTTCTCGATGTCCGAGCCCGGGCTCGGCTCCGACGTGTCGGCGGTCTCCACCAAGGCGACGGTCTCGCGCCACGAGGCCGACGGGACCGTGGCCGAGTACAGCATCACCGGCCAGAAGATGTGGCTGACCAACGGCGCCACGTCGACGCTGGTCGCGCTGCTCACCAAGACCGACGAGGGCGCCGACTCGGTCTACAAGAACATGACGACCTTCCTCGTCGAGAAGGAAGCCGGCTTCGGCGAGACCGCCCAGGGCGTCACGGTGCCCGGCAAGATCGACAAGATGGGCTACAAGGGCGTCGAGACGACCGAGCTCATCCTCGAGGACCACAAGATCTCCGCCGGCCAGATCCTCGGCGGCGAGCCGGGCAAGGGCTTCTTCCAGATGATGGACGGCGTCGAGGTCGGCCGCGTCAACGTGGCGGCGCGCGCCTGCGGTCTGGCGTGGCGCGGCTTCGAGCTCGGCGTGGCCTACGCCCAGCAGCGCAACACGTTCGGCAAGCCGATCGCCCAGCACCAGGCGATCCTGTTCCGCCTCGCCGACATGGCGACCAAGGTCGAGGTGTCCCACAACATGATGGTGCGCGCCGCGCGCCTGAAGGACACCGGCCAGCGCATGGACGTCGAGGCCGGCATGGCCAAGATGGTCGCCGCCGAGCACGCCAACGAGGTCGTCGAGGACTCCTTCCGGATCCACGGCGGCTACGGCTACTCCAAGGAGTACGAGATCGAGCGGCTGATGCGCGAGGTGAAGTTCATGCTCATCGGCGAGGGCACGTCCGACATCCAGAAGATGATCATCGGCCGCCGCCTCCTCGAGGACTACAAGCTCCGGTAA
- a CDS encoding DUF5302 domain-containing protein, with product MAAGNDSTNEDLKAKMREALQRKNDKEKGVHQDGPVHEKAHGPEVVGGAPKMHRRKAGGGGS from the coding sequence ATGGCTGCCGGGAACGACTCGACCAACGAGGACCTCAAGGCCAAGATGCGCGAGGCGCTCCAGCGCAAGAACGACAAGGAGAAGGGCGTCCACCAGGACGGCCCGGTCCACGAGAAGGCCCACGGTCCCGAGGTGGTGGGCGGCGCTCCGAAGATGCACCGGCGCAAGGCCGGGGGCGGCGGCTCCTGA
- a CDS encoding DUF6174 domain-containing protein translates to MKNLLAAGAAALALTVLAACGGEDTSTAEDPVDDPTTAESSTPVDGSTAEPGGFPAFAPEDYSYVLEVICYCPLTGPVEVTVEGGEVASAVYTKGGHGLTKGDEAPDFMRKTINDVIDAANDTDAAEVDVTWPEGQDYPRSVSVDQDKRMVDEEITYIVRRVQVSAG, encoded by the coding sequence ATGAAGAACCTGCTCGCCGCCGGCGCCGCCGCCCTCGCCCTGACCGTCCTCGCCGCGTGCGGCGGCGAGGACACCAGCACGGCCGAGGACCCGGTCGACGACCCGACCACGGCGGAGTCGTCGACGCCGGTCGACGGCTCCACGGCTGAGCCGGGCGGCTTCCCCGCATTCGCGCCGGAGGACTACAGCTACGTGCTCGAGGTGATCTGCTACTGCCCGCTGACCGGGCCGGTCGAGGTCACCGTCGAGGGCGGCGAGGTCGCCTCCGCCGTCTACACCAAGGGCGGGCACGGCCTGACCAAGGGCGACGAGGCCCCCGACTTCATGCGCAAGACGATCAACGACGTCATCGACGCGGCCAACGACACCGACGCCGCCGAGGTCGACGTGACCTGGCCGGAGGGCCAGGACTACCCGCGCAGCGTCTCCGTCGACCAGGACAAGCGGATGGTCGACGAGGAGATCACCTACATCGTGCGCCGGGTGCAGGTCAGCGCGGGATGA
- a CDS encoding MaoC/PaaZ C-terminal domain-containing protein: MSKTNAGNFFEDFTVGEVIEHATPRTITEGDRALYGALYPTRFAIPSSAEFAESVGLRPAPVEELIAFHVAFGKTVPDVSLNAVANLGYAECRFHRPVVPGDTLHTSSEVIGLKQNSNGKTGVVYVRSTATNQRGEVALDWCRWVMVHKRDTEAPAPETVVPDLAPVVAAEDLVVPEGLDFSSYDFTAAGEPHRFDDYEVGEKIDHVDGVTFTDAEHMLATRLWQNTAKVHFNTEARPDGNRLIYGGHVISTARALSFNGLANAQLIAAINGGSHVAPAFAGDTVYAWSEVLDKAETTAPGVAALRLRLVATKGRDESMTLKVTEDDKQKYAAGVLLDLDYWAFIPR, encoded by the coding sequence GTGAGCAAGACGAATGCGGGCAACTTCTTCGAGGACTTCACCGTCGGCGAGGTGATCGAGCACGCGACGCCGCGCACGATCACCGAGGGCGACCGGGCGCTGTACGGCGCCCTCTACCCGACGCGGTTCGCGATCCCCTCGTCGGCGGAGTTCGCCGAGTCCGTCGGCCTGCGCCCGGCGCCGGTGGAGGAGCTGATCGCATTCCACGTCGCGTTCGGCAAGACGGTGCCCGACGTCTCGCTCAACGCCGTCGCCAACCTCGGCTACGCGGAGTGCCGGTTCCACCGGCCGGTGGTGCCCGGTGACACGCTGCACACCAGCTCCGAGGTGATCGGCCTCAAGCAGAACTCCAACGGGAAGACGGGCGTCGTCTACGTCCGCTCCACGGCCACCAACCAGCGCGGCGAGGTCGCGCTCGACTGGTGCCGCTGGGTGATGGTGCACAAGCGCGACACCGAGGCGCCCGCCCCGGAGACGGTCGTTCCCGACCTCGCGCCGGTCGTCGCGGCCGAGGACCTCGTCGTCCCGGAGGGGCTCGACTTCAGCTCCTACGACTTCACCGCCGCCGGCGAGCCGCACCGGTTCGACGACTACGAGGTCGGCGAGAAGATCGACCACGTCGACGGCGTCACCTTCACCGACGCCGAGCACATGCTGGCCACGCGGCTCTGGCAGAACACCGCGAAGGTGCACTTCAACACCGAGGCTCGACCCGACGGCAACCGGCTGATCTACGGCGGCCACGTCATCTCGACGGCCCGCGCGCTCTCGTTCAACGGTCTCGCCAACGCCCAGCTGATCGCGGCGATCAACGGCGGCTCGCACGTCGCGCCCGCGTTCGCCGGCGACACGGTCTACGCGTGGTCGGAGGTGCTCGACAAGGCCGAGACGACCGCGCCCGGCGTGGCCGCGCTGCGGCTGCGACTCGTCGCGACCAAGGGGCGCGACGAGTCGATGACGCTCAAGGTCACCGAGGACGACAAGCAGAAGTACGCCGCCGGCGTGCTCCTCGACCTCGACTACTGGGCGTTCATCCCGCGCTGA
- a CDS encoding LicD family protein has product MDEVIIRLDKDGLTVSGRPDQALDVLFDERRVWSFRADQVGTLRPGGRKGRDEWAVPWPDQLRRFLHGSAEVTVRDPGRTVLAQEEIRFTSADTRVRVQDREGRLLVLDSKGRLSLPFEADTESTTALLDATHTVLDLLESRGLEGFLAYGTLLGAVREGQFIGHDNDVDLGYVSSKTQPVEVVLESIRLERALVRAGMHVERYSGAGLKVFVEDAVGVRRGLDIFGGFWHGDRLAFLGEIYTPFEREWITPRSTVTLAGHEFPAPAAPERLLEQMYGPGWRVPDPTFAFDPETTARDVLGRWFRGVREGRNRWDRWYFSIRNDRPYLKPHHIARLVHRAERGATIIDVGCGRGQDVSFFASERHPTIGLDYSLKAIDHHLERAAVHGWPLTVHTVNFLELRHSLSWGARLAREIEGPRAVLARHFVNATPNRGREGLFRFSSMVLRGGGRLYLEFFDSDDPRQYDREDLVWEVDHRDIVALAERYGGTVEDISWFDPNWFELPWLTGGWDPKPRGCRMTVSWR; this is encoded by the coding sequence ATGGACGAGGTGATCATCCGGCTCGACAAGGACGGGCTCACGGTCAGCGGTCGACCCGACCAGGCGCTGGACGTGCTCTTCGACGAGCGCCGCGTCTGGTCCTTCCGCGCCGACCAGGTGGGGACCCTGCGCCCGGGCGGCCGCAAGGGTCGCGACGAGTGGGCGGTGCCGTGGCCCGACCAGCTGCGCCGGTTCCTCCACGGCTCCGCGGAGGTGACGGTTCGCGACCCCGGCCGGACCGTGCTCGCCCAGGAGGAGATCCGCTTCACCTCCGCCGACACCCGGGTGCGGGTCCAGGACCGCGAGGGTCGGCTGCTCGTCCTCGACTCCAAGGGCCGGCTCTCGCTGCCGTTCGAGGCCGACACCGAGTCGACGACGGCACTGCTCGACGCCACCCACACCGTGCTCGACCTGCTCGAGAGCCGTGGACTCGAGGGCTTCCTCGCCTACGGCACCCTCCTCGGGGCCGTGCGCGAGGGCCAGTTCATCGGACACGACAACGACGTCGACCTCGGCTACGTCAGCTCCAAGACCCAGCCCGTGGAGGTCGTCCTCGAGTCGATCAGGCTCGAGCGCGCGCTGGTCCGCGCCGGCATGCACGTCGAGCGCTACAGCGGCGCCGGCCTCAAGGTCTTCGTCGAGGACGCCGTCGGGGTCCGGCGCGGCCTCGACATCTTCGGCGGCTTCTGGCACGGCGACCGGCTGGCCTTCCTCGGCGAGATCTACACCCCCTTCGAGCGGGAGTGGATCACCCCCCGGTCGACGGTCACGCTCGCCGGCCACGAGTTCCCGGCGCCGGCGGCTCCCGAGCGGTTGCTGGAGCAGATGTACGGCCCCGGCTGGCGGGTGCCCGACCCGACCTTCGCCTTCGACCCGGAGACGACGGCGCGGGACGTGCTCGGCCGCTGGTTCCGCGGCGTCCGCGAGGGTCGCAACCGCTGGGACCGGTGGTACTTCTCGATCCGCAACGACCGCCCCTACCTCAAGCCGCACCACATCGCGCGGCTGGTCCACCGCGCCGAGCGCGGCGCGACGATCATCGACGTCGGCTGCGGGCGGGGGCAGGACGTCTCGTTCTTCGCCAGCGAGCGTCACCCGACGATCGGTCTCGACTACTCGCTCAAGGCGATCGATCACCACCTCGAGCGCGCCGCCGTGCACGGCTGGCCGCTGACCGTGCACACGGTCAACTTCCTCGAGCTGCGCCACTCGCTGTCGTGGGGCGCGCGGCTCGCGCGGGAGATCGAGGGCCCGCGGGCCGTCCTCGCCCGCCACTTCGTCAACGCGACGCCCAACCGCGGTCGCGAAGGCCTGTTCCGCTTCTCGTCGATGGTGCTGCGGGGCGGCGGCCGTCTCTACCTCGAGTTCTTCGACAGCGACGATCCGCGCCAGTATGACCGCGAGGACCTGGTGTGGGAGGTCGACCACCGTGACATCGTCGCGCTGGCCGAGCGATACGGCGGCACGGTCGAGGACATCAGCTGGTTCGACCCGAACTGGTTCGAGCTGCCGTGGCTGACGGGCGGATGGGACCCGAAGCCGCGAGGATGTCGGATGACGGTGAGCTGGAGGTGA